One genomic window of Phoenix dactylifera cultivar Barhee BC4 chromosome 6, palm_55x_up_171113_PBpolish2nd_filt_p, whole genome shotgun sequence includes the following:
- the LOC120111081 gene encoding vegetative cell wall protein gp1, whose translation MDRRAILCIALLCIAASNATAQAPAAAPTTTPVSAKAPAAAPTKPTTPAPTKPTTPAPAAAATSPAAAATSPAPASAPPTPAPTKAPAKAPSKAPAKAPAKAPTKAPAKAPAKAPAEAPAKAPAAAPPTNTPPTAAPVSSPPAPVPVKSPPTPPPKLSPPVPAPASPPTIPAAPVPAVAPPQPSEVPAPAPSTKKSKPKKKKKKGAAPAPAPVASSHLAPLASSPSGSDAASPGPSVAADETNGAGTLKQMLITGWALLLGIAMFA comes from the exons ATGGATCGCCGAGCCATTTTGTGCATCGCTCTCCTGTGCATTGCCGCCTCCAACGCCACGGCCCAAGCCCCCGCGGCAGCCCCCACCACCACCCCCGTCTCCGCCAAGGCCCCGGCCGCCGCCCCCACCAAGCCCACCACCCCCGCTCCCACCAAGCCCACCACCCCAGCCCCCGCCGCCGCTGCcacctcccccgccgccgctgccACCTCCCCCGCCCCCGCCTCCGCCCCTCCAACCCCCGCCCCCACCAAGGCCCCGGCTAAAGCCCCCTCCAAGGCCCCGGCTAAAGCTCCGGCTAAAGCCCCGACCAAGGCCCCGGCTAAAGCTCCGGCCAAGGCCCCGGCTGAAGCTCCGGCCAAGGCCCCTGCCGCGGCTCCACCGACCAATACCCCGCCGACAGCCGCCCCGGTCTCTTCACCGCCGGCGCCCGTCCCGGTGAAGTCCCCGCCCACCCCTCCCCCTAAGCTGTCGCCCCCTGTGCCGGCCCCAGCCTCTCCTCCCACCATCCCGGCAGCGCCGGTCCCCGCCGTCGCCCCGCCGCAGCCATCGGAGGTTCCCGCGCCGGCGCCGAGCACGAAGAAGTCCaagccgaagaagaagaagaagaagggcgcCGCTCCAGCCCCGGCTCCGGTGGCCTCCAGCCATCTAGCGCCGCTGGCATCCTCGCCGTCCGGCAGCGACGCAGCTTCCCCCGGGCCCAGCGTCGCCGCCGACGAAACG aaCGGAGCTGGGACATTGAAGCAGATGCTGATCACGGGATGGGCTCTTTTGCTGGGCATCGCCATGTTTGCTTAG